One segment of Cetobacterium sp. NK01 DNA contains the following:
- a CDS encoding MurR/RpiR family transcriptional regulator, with protein sequence MGGTLIKLKEFQESFTKNEKKISYYLLENIDEIKVLNTYDLAVKCDVSQASIVRFAKKLGFKGFPEFKIALAGDLAMKNNEKEIQIIYDEIRVDDTTEVLAKKVVYENIKSVEDTYKVLNFQEIEKAVESIEKADRIFLLGAGFSGIIARDFQYKLWELGKNVIFETDQHIQLTNASTAKKGDLVFVISYSGQTLDIYQTILEFKERGVTVITLTKFATNPIKDIGNIALSTIVEKSNLRSTSLSSRMAQLTVIDILYVKLIQRDREKANKFIGDAVESVKKYKM encoded by the coding sequence ATGGGAGGAACACTTATAAAACTAAAGGAGTTTCAAGAAAGTTTTACTAAAAACGAAAAAAAGATATCATATTATTTATTAGAGAACATCGATGAAATAAAAGTTTTAAATACATATGACTTAGCTGTTAAATGTGATGTTAGTCAGGCATCTATTGTAAGATTTGCTAAAAAGCTAGGTTTTAAAGGATTTCCAGAATTTAAAATAGCCTTAGCTGGAGATTTGGCTATGAAGAATAATGAAAAAGAGATTCAAATAATTTATGATGAGATCAGAGTAGATGACACTACAGAAGTTCTTGCTAAAAAAGTTGTTTATGAAAATATAAAGAGTGTGGAGGATACATATAAAGTTTTGAATTTTCAAGAGATTGAAAAAGCAGTTGAATCTATAGAAAAAGCTGATAGAATTTTTCTTTTAGGTGCTGGATTTTCAGGAATAATTGCAAGAGATTTTCAATATAAACTTTGGGAGTTAGGAAAAAATGTTATATTTGAAACAGATCAACATATTCAACTTACAAATGCTTCTACTGCTAAAAAAGGAGATTTAGTTTTTGTAATATCTTACAGTGGACAAACACTAGATATATATCAAACAATTTTAGAGTTTAAAGAAAGAGGTGTAACTGTTATAACATTAACTAAATTTGCAACAAACCCTATAAAAGATATAGGAAATATAGCTTTAAGTACGATTGTTGAAAAAAGTAATTTAAGATCAACATCTCTTTCATCAAGAATGGCACAATTAACTGTTATTGATATCCTTTATGTTAAATTAATTCAAAGAGACAGAGAGAAGGCAAATAAATTTATTGGGGACGCTGTAGAGAGTGTAAAAAAATACAAAATGTAA
- the nagA gene encoding N-acetylglucosamine-6-phosphate deacetylase has product MKAIVNGELFIGNKFYTGKVLIIDGERIIDIIPQEELTSTYGNIETIDAENGYVTPGFIDLQLNGCGGVLFNDDISLKTLETMHKTNLKYGCTSFTPTLITTGDENIEKAIELVKGIENKGKYGVVGLHIEGPYISLQKKGIHNPKFIRKADEAMIDKMVEAGKENVRIVTLAPENTDKNTISKLNAAGIHVAVGHSNATYEQVKEKEGFGITLATHLYNGMSSFNHREPGVVGAVFDSDIKAGVIADGFHCHYSAIKSAIKIMGERLYLVTDAVAPVGTDMEYFYFEGNKVFYKDGKCFGEDGTLGGSALTMDAGVRNLVKYCDITLEEAVRMATLYPAKAVNIDNEYGKLQPGYFADVVFLDKHLRLKKVIAKGELV; this is encoded by the coding sequence ATGAAGGCTATTGTAAATGGAGAGTTATTTATAGGGAACAAATTTTATACTGGAAAAGTTTTAATAATAGATGGAGAGAGAATAATAGATATTATTCCTCAAGAAGAGTTAACATCAACTTATGGTAATATTGAAACTATTGATGCTGAAAATGGATATGTAACTCCAGGATTTATAGATTTACAACTAAATGGTTGTGGAGGAGTTTTATTTAATGACGATATCTCTTTAAAAACTTTAGAAACAATGCATAAAACTAACTTAAAATATGGATGTACATCTTTCACTCCAACACTTATTACAACTGGAGATGAAAATATCGAAAAAGCTATTGAGTTAGTAAAAGGTATTGAAAATAAAGGTAAATATGGAGTTGTTGGATTACATATTGAAGGTCCATATATCTCTTTACAAAAGAAAGGAATTCATAATCCTAAATTTATAAGAAAAGCTGACGAAGCTATGATAGATAAAATGGTTGAAGCTGGAAAAGAAAATGTAAGAATAGTTACATTAGCTCCAGAGAATACTGATAAAAATACAATTTCGAAACTAAATGCAGCTGGAATTCATGTGGCAGTAGGGCATTCTAATGCAACTTATGAGCAAGTGAAAGAAAAAGAAGGTTTCGGAATAACTCTTGCAACTCATCTTTATAATGGAATGTCTTCTTTCAACCATAGAGAACCTGGAGTTGTTGGTGCTGTATTTGATAGTGATATTAAAGCGGGAGTAATTGCTGATGGATTCCACTGTCACTACTCAGCTATAAAATCAGCTATTAAAATTATGGGAGAAAGATTATACTTAGTTACTGATGCTGTTGCACCAGTTGGAACTGATATGGAATATTTCTACTTTGAAGGAAATAAAGTTTTCTATAAAGATGGAAAATGTTTCGGTGAAGATGGAACTTTAGGAGGTTCTGCTTTAACTATGGATGCTGGAGTTAGAAACTTAGTAAAATATTGTGATATAACTTTAGAAGAAGCAGTTAGAATGGCAACACTATATCCAGCTAAAGCTGTAAATATAGATAATGAATACGGAAAGTTACAACCAGGATACTTTGCAGATGTTGTATTTTTAGATAAACATTTAAGACTTAAGAAAGTTATTGCAAAGGGAGAGTTGGTATAG
- a CDS encoding TIGR01212 family radical SAM protein (This family includes YhcC from E. coli K-12, an uncharacterized radical SAM protein.), giving the protein MEKHNNRRFYSLNDFFKDEFNDKVFKVSLDGGFTCPNRDGKVAHGGCIFCSDAGSGDFAGNRKKTITEQIDEQLEFLKDKVKDKKVIAYFQNFTNTYGDVEYLRKIYYEALNHPKVLGLAIGTRPDCIEDDVLELLKEINENHFFWIELGLQTVDDKVAKIINRGYPLSTYIDTSKKLRDNKIKFVTHMIVGLPTEEREDILKTAECIVNSGAWGIKIHSLHIIKDTPLERLFKDKRFKVFTLEEYVDIVVTILKTLPKKMVVHRITGDGKKDEVIEPKWSLNKRKVLNEIEKELKKRENEE; this is encoded by the coding sequence ATGGAGAAACACAATAACAGAAGATTTTATTCTTTAAATGATTTTTTTAAAGATGAATTTAATGATAAGGTATTTAAGGTATCTTTAGATGGAGGATTTACTTGTCCTAATAGAGATGGAAAAGTTGCTCATGGAGGATGTATATTTTGTAGTGATGCTGGAAGCGGAGATTTTGCAGGAAATAGAAAAAAAACAATAACTGAGCAGATAGATGAGCAACTTGAATTTTTAAAAGATAAAGTTAAAGATAAAAAAGTTATAGCTTATTTTCAAAACTTTACAAATACATATGGAGATGTAGAGTATCTTAGAAAGATATATTATGAAGCTTTAAATCACCCAAAAGTTTTAGGGTTGGCTATTGGAACAAGACCAGATTGTATAGAAGATGATGTTTTAGAACTTTTAAAAGAGATAAATGAAAACCATTTTTTCTGGATAGAATTAGGACTTCAAACTGTAGATGATAAGGTAGCTAAGATTATAAATAGAGGTTATCCATTATCAACTTACATTGATACTTCTAAGAAATTAAGAGATAACAAAATTAAATTTGTTACACATATGATTGTTGGATTACCTACGGAGGAGAGAGAGGATATTTTAAAAACAGCTGAGTGTATAGTTAACTCTGGTGCTTGGGGAATAAAAATTCATTCTCTTCATATTATAAAAGATACTCCATTAGAAAGATTATTTAAAGATAAAAGATTTAAGGTTTTTACATTAGAAGAGTATGTTGATATTGTAGTTACGATATTAAAAACTTTACCTAAAAAAATGGTTGTTCACAGAATAACAGGTGATGGAAAAAAAGATGAGGTTATAGAACCTAAATGGAGTCTAAATAAGAGGAAAGTTTTAAACGAAATTGAAAAAGAATTAAAGAAAAGAGAAAATGAAGAATAA
- the nagB gene encoding glucosamine-6-phosphate deaminase, translated as MRVIITEKNIGDWAAVYVAKRILDAKPTAEKPFVLGLPTGGTPLAMYKRLIQFYKDGIISFENVITFNMDEYVGLSPANDQSYHYYMYENFFKHIDMKEENINILNGLATDYKKECEDYEAKIKSVGGIDLFLGGIGPDGHIAFNEPGSSLSSRTRDKELTMDTIIANARFFGGDIDRVPKLSLTVGVGTILDAKEVLIMVNGHNKARALHHAVEEGVNHMWTISALQLHPKGIIVSDEAACTELKVGTYRYFKDIEKSNLDTDLLIEELYKSCGK; from the coding sequence ATGAGAGTGATTATAACTGAGAAAAATATAGGGGACTGGGCAGCGGTTTATGTTGCAAAAAGAATTTTAGATGCAAAACCTACAGCAGAAAAACCATTTGTTTTAGGATTGCCTACTGGGGGAACACCTTTAGCTATGTATAAAAGATTAATTCAATTTTATAAAGATGGAATCATATCTTTTGAAAATGTAATTACATTTAACATGGATGAATATGTTGGATTATCTCCAGCTAATGATCAAAGTTACCACTACTATATGTACGAAAACTTCTTCAAACATATTGATATGAAAGAAGAAAATATAAATATATTAAACGGATTAGCAACTGATTATAAAAAAGAGTGTGAAGACTATGAAGCTAAAATTAAATCAGTTGGAGGAATAGATCTTTTCTTAGGTGGAATTGGACCAGATGGACATATCGCTTTTAATGAGCCTGGATCTTCATTAAGTTCAAGAACTAGAGATAAAGAATTAACAATGGATACAATAATTGCAAATGCTAGATTCTTTGGTGGAGATATAGATAGAGTTCCTAAGTTATCTTTAACTGTTGGAGTTGGAACTATTCTTGATGCAAAAGAAGTTTTAATAATGGTTAACGGACATAACAAAGCAAGAGCTTTACACCATGCAGTTGAGGAAGGTGTAAATCATATGTGGACTATCAGTGCACTTCAATTACATCCAAAAGGAATCATAGTTTCTGATGAAGCTGCTTGTACAGAGTTAAAAGTTGGAACTTACAGATACTTTAAGGATATTGAAAAGAGTAATTTAGATACAGATTTATTAATAGAAGAGTTATATAAAAGTTGTGGAAAATAG